TTGATGAATTCAGGTAGTTCTTCAAAAGAAGCAATCAAAGAAGTTGCAAAGCTTCGTGGGTTGAAAAAGCAAGCTGTTTATAAAGAATTTCATGTGGATTGATTAGTGAAAGATAAGCTGATGTTAAAAAGTCAGTTTATTTTTTTGCAATCGGTTTAGTCAATAACAGTCTACAAGGTAATGGAAACGTTCTATTGGTATAGATGTTATTTTTTATAACGTGAATTGTCAGAAAAATGAAATTATTTTACTGAATCAAGGTTTTTTTGTTAGGATAATTCAAAAAACGATGCTAAAATTACCGACAAAGCTAAAATGAAGGTTGGCTTTATTTTTGAATTGGAGGGATTTTATGAAAACAGGAAATATTGCATTTATTATGATTTGTTCTGCAATGGTCTTTTTGATGACACCAGCCTTAGCATTTTTTTACGGAGGGTTGGAGCGCAGAAAAAATATTCTTAACACAATGATGATGGTGATTTGTGTAATGGGATTAGCGTCAGTACTTTGGATCATTCTGGGTTATTCTATGTCCTTTAGTGGAGAAAATTTATTTGTTGGAAATTTTGATAAGCTATTTTTTAATCATGTTTCAATGACAACCGGAGAAACGATTCCAGAAGGATTGTTTGCTGGATTTCAAATGATGTTTGCGCTGATCACCACAGCAATCATCACAGGTGCTGTGGTTGGGCGGATGCGATTTTCCGCGATCTTTTTGTTCATAGCTATTTGGTCAATCGTTGTTTATTATCCGATGGCTCATATGGTGTGGGGCGGAGGTTTTTTAGATAAAATAGGCTCGATCGATTTTGCAGGTGGAAATGTCGTTCATATTAGTTCGGGGATTGCAGGTCTTGTATTGGCGATCGTTTTAGGACAACGTCGTGAATATCGACAAATAGAATACCGACCTCATAATATTCCTTTTGTGGTATTAGGCGCAGGCTTACTCTGGTTCGGCTGGTTTGGGTTTAATGCAGGATCTGCACTGGCGGCTGATGGATTGGCGATCCATGCAATGCTTACGACGAATACGGCTGCAGCAAGCGGTATGCTTTCTTGGATGCTGATTGAAAAGTTAGCGATTGGAAAACCCACAGTTGTTGGTGCTTGTACGGGGGCTGTCGTAGGATTAGTTGCGATCACACCAGGTGCCGGTTTTGTTTCTCTTTGGAGCTCCTTTGTTCTTGGAGCATTAGTAAGCCCGTTTTGTTATTATTTTATTTCGTTCGTTAAGCATAAATTTGGGTATGATGATGCACTAGACGCATTCGGTTGTCATGGTGTCGGGGGAATTTTTGGTGGGATCATGACTGGGATATTTGCAGATCCAGCTGTGGGAGGAAAAACTGGACTGATTTATGGCGGGACTGAATTATTTGTAGCTCAAGTTGCTAGTATTGCTTTTACGATCGTATTTTCTGGAGCAGCTAGTTTTATTATTATCAAAGCAATTCAATTGTTTATGCCAATCCGTGTCTCAGCAAAAGAAGAAGCATTGGGCTTGGATCGCATCGAACATGATGAAACGGCTTATCCAACATTTATGGGGCTAGATTCTTAGGAGGAAGAGAGATGAAAAAAGTAGAGGCAATCATTCAGCAGGAAAAATTAGAAGAATTAAAAGTCAGAATGGACCACAGTTTTGAAGCACTAGGTATGACAGTAAGCCAAGTCTTAGGGTTTGGGAATCAAAAAGGTCTGAAAGAATATGTACGTGGTCAAGAAATCATCACGACATTGTTGCCTAAAGTAAAAGTCAGTTTTGTTGTTTTAGATGAAGAAGTAGAAGAAATTATTTCTTTGATTTTAGCTATTTGCCAAACTGGAGAAGTAGGAGACGGCAAAATATTTGTTTATCATGTTGAAGAAGCGATTCGAATCAGAACCGGTGAAAGAGGAGCAAATGCGATTTAAAGACATGAAAAGAAGTAACCTAGCTAAACTTTAAAAGCTAGGTTACTTCTTTATTTTTTATAAATACAGTTACTCAAATGATGCAGCATCAATTTCTTTAATACGGTCAGACGCTTTGTCTTCAGATATTTTTGTGTACTTTTGAATGACAGTAAAACTTGGTTGTTCATTTGAAGACCCAAAAGCATAGAGATAATCTTGTTCAACAAAATAATTAAAACTATTTTTCATAGTATCACTTTTATCAACAATAGTATCCGGATCAAAAGAAGAA
This sequence is a window from Enterococcus sp. 7F3_DIV0205. Protein-coding genes within it:
- a CDS encoding P-II family nitrogen regulator, with translation MKKVEAIIQQEKLEELKVRMDHSFEALGMTVSQVLGFGNQKGLKEYVRGQEIITTLLPKVKVSFVVLDEEVEEIISLILAICQTGEVGDGKIFVYHVEEAIRIRTGERGANAI
- a CDS encoding ammonium transporter, giving the protein MKTGNIAFIMICSAMVFLMTPALAFFYGGLERRKNILNTMMMVICVMGLASVLWIILGYSMSFSGENLFVGNFDKLFFNHVSMTTGETIPEGLFAGFQMMFALITTAIITGAVVGRMRFSAIFLFIAIWSIVVYYPMAHMVWGGGFLDKIGSIDFAGGNVVHISSGIAGLVLAIVLGQRREYRQIEYRPHNIPFVVLGAGLLWFGWFGFNAGSALAADGLAIHAMLTTNTAAASGMLSWMLIEKLAIGKPTVVGACTGAVVGLVAITPGAGFVSLWSSFVLGALVSPFCYYFISFVKHKFGYDDALDAFGCHGVGGIFGGIMTGIFADPAVGGKTGLIYGGTELFVAQVASIAFTIVFSGAASFIIIKAIQLFMPIRVSAKEEALGLDRIEHDETAYPTFMGLDS